Proteins encoded in a region of the Cetobacterium ceti genome:
- the pssA gene encoding CDP-diacylglycerol--serine O-phosphatidyltransferase, producing MVEKKYIAPNAITAANMFLGYLSITASINGDFTKAVWFVILAMVCDGLDGKTARKLDAFSEFGKEFDSFCDAISFGLAPAILVYSVLKNNMDVTSFIIPVSFIYALCGVMRLVKFNIVTVASSEKDDFSGMPIPSGAAIVCGYYMISYYMNTNFGINIFSTELFMGITVIAAILMVSTVPFQTPDKSFNFIPKKLMIPFVILVIATLKYSLFIFTCFYVLKNVFKFFSGRLQGN from the coding sequence ATGGTGGAAAAGAAGTATATTGCCCCTAATGCAATAACGGCAGCCAATATGTTCTTAGGATACTTAAGTATAACAGCTTCAATTAATGGAGACTTTACTAAGGCAGTTTGGTTTGTTATTTTAGCAATGGTGTGTGATGGATTAGACGGAAAAACAGCAAGAAAGTTAGACGCATTTAGCGAATTTGGAAAGGAATTCGATTCCTTTTGCGATGCAATATCCTTTGGTTTAGCCCCAGCTATATTGGTATATTCAGTTTTAAAAAATAATATGGATGTAACTTCATTTATAATACCAGTATCATTTATATACGCTTTATGTGGTGTAATGAGACTTGTAAAGTTTAATATAGTAACAGTTGCTTCAAGTGAAAAAGACGATTTCAGTGGAATGCCAATTCCTTCAGGAGCAGCCATAGTATGTGGATACTATATGATTTCATATTATATGAATACAAATTTTGGGATTAATATTTTTTCAACAGAGTTATTCATGGGAATAACTGTTATAGCTGCGATTTTAATGGTAAGTACAGTACCATTCCAAACTCCAGATAAAAGTTTTAATTTTATTCCTAAAAAACTAATGATACCTTTTGTAATTTTAGTAATAGCAACATTAAAATATAGTTTATTTATATTTACTTGTTTCTATGTATTGAAAAATGTATTTAAATTTTTCTCAGGAAGATTACAAGGAAACTAA
- a CDS encoding ATP-dependent helicase, which translates to MSILDKLNIEQKKAAETLEGPLLILAGAGSGKTRTITYRIAYMIEEVGISPYKILAMTFTNKAAKEMRERVESLIGDEGKKTMISTFHSFGVRLLRIYGDKLGYNSNFTIYDGDDQKKVIKTILKELVVTDKGLTEAMIASRISKLKEDGITPGEYEIKNKFDNNFKIVSEVYKRYNVALKNNNGMDFSDILVNTLELLNKQEILEKLQDKFQYIMVDEYQDTNNIQYQIINKLAAKYKNLCVVGDENQSIYGFRGANIKNILDFEKDYPNAKIIKLEENYRSTACILDAANAVIKNNASSRDKKLWTQKCKGDLINLKNCQDGRDEVNFVLEEIIKEKKAGRSYKDFTILYRTNAQSRLFEEGLLKFNIPYKIFGGMQFYQRAEIKDILAYLSVINNYLDNVNLTRIINVPKRKIGDKTLEKILNYSKEKGISLYEALGELENIGLTPSVKIALGEFYTLMEELREISLEGSVSELFDKLISGVGYFSYLRNLYGLEGDSRIENVEELKNSIVELEKMVEYLSLREYLENVSLVSATDELDGERDYVKLMTIHNSKGLEFPVVFLVGTEDEIFPGTTKVMLNREELEEERRLCYVAITRAEEKLYISYANSRYLYGDMSYRTKSRFIEEIPMELLNEERKKIVEKQSPVKGFKNFIKIDKIQELNLPYKIGEKIIHKKFGLGKIVGINEKKIEIQFVDGKREIALALADKFITKDI; encoded by the coding sequence ATGAGTATATTAGACAAATTAAATATAGAACAAAAAAAAGCGGCAGAAACTTTAGAGGGACCTCTATTGATACTTGCAGGAGCGGGTTCTGGAAAAACAAGAACAATAACATATAGAATTGCATATATGATAGAAGAGGTTGGAATATCTCCTTATAAGATTTTGGCTATGACCTTTACAAATAAAGCTGCAAAGGAAATGAGAGAAAGAGTTGAATCTTTAATTGGAGATGAAGGGAAGAAAACAATGATTTCAACTTTCCACTCTTTTGGAGTAAGACTGTTAAGAATATATGGAGATAAATTAGGGTATAATTCGAATTTTACAATTTATGATGGAGATGACCAAAAAAAAGTTATTAAAACTATTTTAAAAGAATTAGTTGTAACAGATAAAGGTTTGACTGAGGCAATGATAGCATCTAGAATTTCAAAATTAAAAGAGGATGGAATAACTCCTGGTGAATATGAAATAAAAAATAAATTTGATAATAATTTTAAAATAGTTTCTGAAGTTTATAAAAGATACAATGTAGCATTAAAAAATAATAATGGAATGGATTTTTCAGATATTTTAGTAAATACTTTAGAGCTTTTAAATAAGCAGGAAATATTGGAAAAATTACAGGATAAATTTCAATATATAATGGTAGATGAATATCAAGATACAAATAATATTCAGTATCAAATTATAAATAAGTTAGCAGCAAAATATAAAAATCTATGTGTAGTTGGAGATGAAAATCAAAGTATTTATGGATTTAGAGGAGCTAATATAAAGAATATTTTAGATTTTGAAAAGGATTATCCCAATGCAAAAATTATAAAATTAGAAGAAAATTATCGTTCTACAGCTTGTATATTAGATGCGGCAAATGCAGTTATAAAAAACAATGCAAGTTCTAGGGATAAAAAACTTTGGACTCAAAAATGTAAGGGAGATTTAATTAATCTTAAAAATTGTCAAGATGGTAGAGATGAGGTTAATTTTGTTTTAGAGGAAATTATAAAGGAAAAAAAAGCTGGAAGAAGTTATAAAGACTTTACAATTTTATATAGAACAAATGCACAATCTAGACTTTTTGAAGAGGGCCTTTTAAAATTTAATATACCATATAAAATTTTTGGTGGAATGCAATTTTATCAAAGAGCGGAAATTAAAGATATTTTAGCATATTTATCTGTTATAAATAATTATTTAGATAATGTAAACTTAACTAGAATTATAAATGTTCCAAAGAGAAAAATAGGAGATAAGACCTTAGAAAAAATACTTAATTACAGTAAAGAAAAGGGTATATCTTTATATGAGGCTTTGGGAGAATTGGAAAATATAGGACTAACACCTAGTGTAAAAATAGCTTTAGGAGAATTTTATACTTTAATGGAAGAATTAAGAGAAATCTCCTTAGAGGGAAGTGTATCAGAGTTATTTGATAAATTAATAAGTGGAGTAGGATATTTTTCTTATTTAAGAAACTTATATGGTTTAGAGGGAGACAGTAGAATCGAAAACGTAGAAGAACTTAAAAATTCTATAGTTGAATTGGAAAAAATGGTAGAGTATCTATCTCTAAGAGAATATTTAGAAAATGTATCTTTAGTAAGTGCAACAGATGAACTTGATGGAGAAAGAGACTATGTAAAATTAATGACAATTCATAACTCGAAAGGATTAGAGTTTCCTGTAGTATTTTTAGTTGGAACTGAAGATGAAATTTTCCCAGGAACGACAAAGGTAATGTTGAATAGAGAAGAATTAGAAGAGGAAAGAAGACTTTGCTATGTTGCCATTACAAGGGCAGAGGAAAAGTTATATATATCCTATGCAAATAGTAGATATTTATATGGTGATATGTCCTATAGAACAAAATCAAGATTTATAGAAGAGATTCCTATGGAATTATTAAATGAAGAAAGAAAAAAAATAGTAGAAAAACAATCACCAGTTAAAGGATTTAAGAATTTTATAAAAATAGATAAGATCCAAGAGTTGAATTTACCATATAAAATTGGAGAAAAGATTATTCATAAAAAATTCGGTTTAGGAAAAATTGTAGGAATTAATGAGAAAAAAATAGAAATACAATTTGTAGATGGAAAAAGAGAAATAGCCTTAGCTCTTGCGGATAAATTTATAACAAAGGATATTTAA
- the lpxC gene encoding UDP-3-O-acyl-N-acetylglucosamine deacetylase gives MKRVTIKEPLTYEGIGLHKGEKISLKLIPSENTGIIFKRVDLEEGKNEIVLDIKNTFDLTRGTNLKNEYGAAVYTIEHFLSALYMLNITDLIVELNGNELPICDGSAKTFIEIIEKIGLKELSQSVEPIVIRTPVSITKGDKHIVALPYDGYKLTYSIRFDHSFLKSQMAEYEINLETYKKEISGARTFGFDYEIEYLKKNNLALGGTLDNAIVITKDGVLNPDGLRYEDEFVRHKMLDLIGDLKILNRPIKGHIIAIKAGHALDIEFAEILSNI, from the coding sequence TTGAAAAGAGTAACAATAAAAGAACCATTAACATATGAAGGAATTGGACTTCATAAGGGGGAAAAAATAAGTTTAAAACTTATACCAAGTGAAAACACTGGGATTATTTTTAAAAGAGTTGATTTAGAAGAGGGTAAAAATGAAATAGTTTTAGATATTAAAAATACCTTTGATTTAACAAGAGGGACTAATTTAAAAAATGAATATGGAGCAGCTGTTTACACAATAGAACATTTTTTATCAGCTTTATATATGTTAAACATAACAGATTTAATTGTTGAGTTAAATGGAAATGAATTACCTATTTGTGATGGAAGTGCAAAGACATTTATAGAAATAATAGAAAAAATTGGACTTAAAGAACTTTCACAAAGTGTAGAACCGATAGTTATAAGAACACCAGTTTCAATAACTAAGGGAGATAAACATATAGTTGCACTACCATATGATGGATATAAATTAACTTATTCTATTAGATTTGACCATAGTTTTTTAAAATCTCAAATGGCAGAATATGAAATAAATTTAGAAACTTATAAAAAAGAGATCAGTGGAGCAAGAACATTTGGATTTGATTATGAAATAGAATATTTAAAAAAGAATAACTTAGCCTTAGGAGGAACTTTAGATAATGCTATAGTTATTACTAAGGATGGAGTTTTAAATCCAGATGGGTTAAGATATGAAGATGAATTTGTAAGACATAAAATGTTAGATTTAATTGGAGATTTAAAGATTTTAAATAGACCTATTAAGGGGCATATAATAGCAATAAAAGCTGGTCATGCTTTGGATATAGAGTTTGCAGAAATCTTATCAAATATATAA
- the fabZ gene encoding 3-hydroxyacyl-ACP dehydratase FabZ yields the protein MVLDVLEIMKRIPHRYPFLLVDRILEMDTENLTIKGLKNVTANEEFFQGHFPGHPIMPGVLIVEGIAQCLGVLVMDDAGEKVPYFAAIENVKFKAPVRPGDQLIYEVKVDKIRRNIVKATGVAKVDDKIVTEVAFTFTIMDK from the coding sequence ATGGTTTTAGACGTATTAGAAATAATGAAAAGAATTCCACACAGATATCCATTTTTATTAGTAGATAGAATTTTAGAGATGGACACAGAAAATTTAACAATTAAAGGATTAAAAAATGTAACTGCAAATGAAGAGTTTTTCCAAGGACATTTTCCAGGACACCCTATAATGCCTGGAGTATTAATTGTTGAAGGAATTGCACAGTGTTTAGGTGTACTAGTAATGGATGACGCAGGAGAAAAAGTTCCATACTTTGCAGCTATTGAAAATGTAAAATTTAAGGCCCCTGTAAGACCAGGAGATCAGTTAATATATGAAGTTAAAGTAGATAAAATAAGAAGAAATATAGTAAAGGCAACAGGTGTGGCTAAAGTTGATGATAAAATTGTAACAGAGGTTGCATTCACATTTACTATTATGGATAAATAA
- the lpxA gene encoding acyl-ACP--UDP-N-acetylglucosamine O-acyltransferase — protein sequence MVEIHNTAIVEEGAILEEGVKIGPFCIVGKDVKIGKNTVLQSHVVVEGITEIGENNTIYSFVSIGKASQDLKYKGEPTKTIIGNNNSIREFVTIHRGTDDKWETRVGSNNLLMAYVHVAHDVVVGDNCILANGVTLAGHVTVDSNAIIGGLTPVHQFCRIGSYVMIGGGSAVNQDICPFVMAEGNKAEVRGLNSVGLRRRGFSDEELSNLKKAYRLLFRKGLPLKEALNELDTDFSGDKNIEYLVDFIRNSTRGITR from the coding sequence TTGGTTGAGATTCATAATACTGCTATAGTTGAGGAAGGAGCTATACTTGAAGAGGGAGTAAAAATAGGCCCTTTTTGTATAGTGGGAAAAGATGTAAAAATAGGAAAAAATACGGTTCTACAATCTCATGTTGTAGTTGAAGGGATTACAGAGATTGGAGAAAATAATACTATCTATTCCTTTGTATCTATCGGAAAAGCCTCTCAAGATTTAAAATATAAGGGAGAACCAACAAAGACAATAATTGGAAATAATAATAGTATAAGAGAATTTGTAACTATTCATAGAGGTACAGATGATAAGTGGGAAACAAGAGTTGGAAGTAATAATCTTTTAATGGCTTATGTCCATGTGGCTCACGATGTTGTAGTAGGAGATAATTGTATTTTAGCAAATGGAGTTACTCTTGCAGGACATGTGACAGTAGATAGTAATGCTATTATAGGAGGATTAACTCCTGTTCATCAATTTTGTAGAATAGGATCATATGTTATGATCGGTGGAGGAAGTGCTGTAAATCAAGATATTTGTCCCTTTGTAATGGCGGAGGGAAATAAAGCTGAAGTTAGAGGACTAAATTCAGTTGGTCTTAGAAGAAGAGGATTTTCAGATGAGGAACTTTCTAATCTAAAAAAAGCTTATAGATTATTATTTAGAAAAGGATTACCTTTAAAGGAAGCTTTAAATGAATTAGACACTGATTTTTCAGGAGATAAAAATATAGAATATCTAGTTGATTTCATAAGAAATAGTACTAGGGGGATAACTAGATAA
- a CDS encoding LpxI family protein, translating into MKKIGIIVGNGMLPLYFIEEAENKGIETFPIGLLDSVEDKIKKHKNYKNFNIGEIGSIIKYLLLNDIKEIVMLGKIEKDVIFKEMNLDYFGEELLKRLPDRKDETLLFGVISFLRLNKIKVLPQNFLLKNFMFQEKVYTKRCPSKEDMETIKIGIEAAKALSKVDAGQTVVCKDSSVVALEGIEGTDKTILRGGTLAGEDCIIVKMSRPQQDMRVDIPAVGIETVKKAVEIRAKGIVAEGNKMLFLDSKEAIDLANKNNIFIIGVKI; encoded by the coding sequence ATGAAAAAAATAGGGATAATAGTGGGCAACGGAATGTTGCCCTTATATTTCATAGAAGAAGCTGAAAATAAAGGGATTGAAACTTTTCCAATAGGTCTTTTAGATAGTGTAGAGGATAAAATAAAAAAACATAAAAATTATAAAAACTTTAATATTGGAGAAATCGGGAGTATAATAAAATATTTGCTTTTAAATGATATAAAAGAAATAGTTATGCTAGGTAAGATTGAAAAGGATGTAATTTTTAAAGAAATGAATTTAGATTATTTCGGAGAGGAACTTTTAAAAAGACTTCCAGATAGGAAGGATGAAACTCTCCTTTTTGGTGTTATCTCTTTTTTAAGATTAAATAAGATAAAAGTTTTACCTCAAAATTTTCTTTTGAAAAATTTTATGTTTCAAGAAAAAGTTTATACGAAAAGATGCCCAAGTAAAGAGGATATGGAAACTATTAAAATAGGGATAGAAGCTGCAAAGGCTCTTTCAAAAGTAGATGCAGGACAAACAGTTGTTTGCAAAGATTCTTCAGTAGTTGCCCTAGAGGGAATAGAAGGAACAGATAAAACTATTTTAAGAGGTGGAACTTTAGCAGGAGAAGATTGTATAATTGTAAAAATGTCTAGACCACAACAGGATATGAGAGTAGATATTCCAGCTGTAGGAATAGAAACAGTGAAAAAAGCTGTGGAGATAAGAGCAAAGGGGATAGTAGCCGAAGGAAATAAAATGTTATTTCTAGATTCAAAGGAAGCTATTGACCTAGCAAATAAAAATAATATATTTATTATTGGAGTGAAAATATGA
- the lpxB gene encoding lipid-A-disaccharide synthase → MKIFVSTGEASGDLHLSYLAKNIFKIDKNIKIYGVAGEHSKKEGVEVIQDINELAIMGFTEALKKYSYLKKKAYEYLEFIKKNQIEKVLLVDYGGFNLKFLELLKKETPEVEVFYYIPPKLWIWGEKRIEKLKLADHIMVIFPWEVDFYKKHGVEAVYYGNPLCEKYSEVLRENNKILLLPGSRKQEIKSLMPEILKVVKKEKTEKFILKLSRESHLNWIEDDLNKYENLEIILDKTLEECVKESKIAIAASGTVTLELALMGLPTIVIYKTNFINYFIAKYILKVGYVSLPNLTINDEVFPELLQKDCTGEKIEKSMKEILGKKQEVKEKLDLVRRKLSGENITKDYANFLLKGIK, encoded by the coding sequence ATGAAAATATTTGTATCAACGGGGGAAGCCTCAGGGGATTTGCATTTATCCTATTTAGCTAAAAATATATTTAAAATAGATAAAAATATAAAAATATATGGAGTGGCTGGAGAACACAGTAAAAAAGAGGGAGTAGAAGTAATTCAAGATATAAATGAACTTGCTATTATGGGATTTACAGAAGCCTTAAAAAAATATTCCTATTTAAAGAAAAAAGCTTATGAATATTTGGAATTTATAAAAAAAAATCAAATAGAAAAGGTTTTATTAGTAGATTATGGAGGATTTAATTTAAAGTTTTTAGAGCTTTTAAAAAAGGAAACTCCAGAAGTAGAAGTTTTTTATTATATTCCACCAAAACTTTGGATTTGGGGAGAAAAAAGAATAGAAAAATTAAAGTTAGCAGATCATATTATGGTAATTTTTCCTTGGGAAGTTGATTTTTATAAAAAACATGGAGTAGAAGCAGTTTATTATGGAAATCCTTTATGTGAAAAATATTCAGAAGTATTAAGAGAAAATAATAAAATTTTATTATTACCAGGAAGTAGAAAGCAAGAGATAAAATCTCTTATGCCTGAGATATTAAAAGTTGTAAAAAAGGAAAAAACAGAAAAATTTATATTGAAATTATCTAGAGAAAGTCATTTAAATTGGATAGAAGATGATTTAAATAAATATGAAAATCTAGAAATAATACTAGATAAAACTTTAGAAGAGTGTGTTAAAGAAAGTAAAATAGCTATAGCAGCTTCAGGAACAGTGACTTTAGAACTGGCCCTAATGGGACTTCCAACCATAGTAATTTATAAAACTAATTTTATAAATTATTTTATAGCTAAGTATATTTTAAAGGTAGGGTATGTATCTTTACCTAATTTAACTATAAATGATGAAGTTTTCCCTGAACTTTTACAAAAAGATTGTACAGGGGAAAAAATAGAAAAAAGTATGAAAGAGATATTAGGAAAAAAACAGGAAGTAAAAGAAAAATTGGATTTAGTAAGGAGAAAACTTTCTGGAGAAAATATCACAAAGGATTATGCTAATTTTTTATTGAAAGGAATTAAATAA